One Dermacentor andersoni chromosome 6, qqDerAnde1_hic_scaffold, whole genome shotgun sequence genomic window carries:
- the LOC126523981 gene encoding uncharacterized protein, whose protein sequence is MSFTGLAPPPFFLPTPGRPSLLWEQWEQMFNVYLLASGAVAFKPQQRKAILLHCLVAESQRIYQMLHAGTSAAAPAAPSAAARADDKSVVAPPDEYDSALAALRHQFLTSCNAIIERHHFHRRSQHTGESVHDVVAALRELASHSSFASQDDALRDQFVAGIASTRVRERLLLEGSTLSFENSVRIALQFEQAAEELKEFSASVEPISLWQRRKPSSHSSKKKGIHNQQPP, encoded by the coding sequence atgagcttcaccgggcttgctccgcccccgtttttccttccgacgcccggccgtccctcattgctatgggagcagtgggagcagatgttcaacgtgtacttgctggcatccggAGCCGTCGCATTCAAGCCGCagcaacgcaaggctattcttttgcattgtttggtgGCGGAGAGCCAGCGTATTTATCAGATGCTACATGCAGGGACCAGTGCCGCAGCACCGGCCGCGCCAAGTGCCGCAGCACGCGCCGATGACAAGTCTGTcgtggcccctcctgacgaatacgactctgcactcgccgcattacggcACCAGTTTTTGACGTCGTGCAACGCTATCATAGAGCGTCATCActttcaccgccgcagccaacacacaggcgagtccgttcatgacgttgttgccgctctacgggagctagcgtcacattcttcgtttgcctcgcaagatgatgctCTGCGGGATCAATTCGTTGCCGGCATAGCTTCCActcgcgtacgtgagcggttactgctcgagggctccacactttcattcgagaattctgttcgaattgcacttcagtttgagcaggcggctgaagagctaaaggagttttctgcttcggtcgaaccAATTTCGTTGTGGCAGCGTCGTAAACCATCGTCGcattcctcgaaaaaaaaaggaattcacaaCCAGCAGCCACCTTAg